The following are encoded in a window of Vigna unguiculata cultivar IT97K-499-35 chromosome 8, ASM411807v1, whole genome shotgun sequence genomic DNA:
- the LOC114195395 gene encoding rhodanese-like domain-containing protein 7 isoform X2 — MPTVSPIEKVGKYVGPEEWNALINEPDTVVIDVRNNYETRIGKFKGAVDPCTTSFREFPSWVEEHFQLSETDDSENPKLELNNSVQPAEKEMENQKQQMPRVAMYCTGGIRCEKATSLLLSKGFKEVYHLEGGILKYLEEVPETESLWEGECFVFDKRVSVEHGLVPGNFKLCYGCKQPVSDADMEAPEFEYGVSCPHCFALKSDEEKERARARQRQFERWGIIGGPDKGRRPTTQEPESASRNPNQLSRSI, encoded by the exons ATGCCTACTGTATCACCAATTGAAAAGGTTGGAAAGTATGTTGGCCCAGAAGAGTGGAATGCTTTGATCAATGAGCCAGATACA GTGGTTATTGATGTGCGAAATAACTATGAAACCAGAATAGGAAAGTTTAAAGGAGCAGTTGATCCATGTACTACATCATTTCGTGAATTCCCGTCTTGGGTAGAGGAGCATTTCCAGCTTAGCGAAACAGATGATAGTGAGAATCCAAAACTTGAGTTAAACAATTCAGTCCAACCTGCTGAAAAAGAAATGGAGAATCAAAAACAACAAATGCCACGTGTTGCAATGTATTGCACTGGAGGTATTCGTTGTGAGAAAGCTACAAGTCTACTTCTCAGCAAAGGTTTCAAAGAG GTTTATCACCTGGAAGGTGGAATTCTAAAATATCTCGAAGAGGTTCCAGAAACAGAAAGCCTCTGGGAAGGGGAGTGCTTTGTTTTCGACAAACGAGTCTCTGTGGAGCATGGCTTGGTGCCAGGAAATTTCAAACTCTGCTATGGCTGTAAACAGCCTGTGAGTGATGCTGACATGGAGGCCCCAGAATTTGAATATGGAGTTTCCTGTCCTCACTGTTTTGCACTGAAATCTGATGAAGAGAAGGAGAGAGCTCGAGCTCGACAAAGACAATTTGAGAGATGGGGAATCATAGGTGGTCCAGACAAGGGTCGCCGCCCAACTACTCAAGAACCGGAAAGTGCTAGCAGGAATCCAAACCAGCTTTCACGTTCTATTTAA
- the LOC114195396 gene encoding uncharacterized protein LOC114195396: MIGSLYVAGSIKISSLSISNPSNPAIPCQTLVSSNKVTPTSVTMAKGLSFKISTSCQSHASFVVQRKKNNNGDNGFVVGCAKWGLEREVEDEMKTHEDEDKGRSGMARFRHKCGEREGIVELLECLEREAIMGEDVGKDPTDYNRRAKIFDRSSQVFQALKEHNTDVFPQESS, encoded by the coding sequence ATGATAGGGTCTTTGTATGTTGCTGGTTCCATCAAGATCTCTTCTCTTTCTATCAGTAACCCCAGTAACCCTGCTATTCCATGTCAAACCCTTGTCTCTTCAAATAAAGTGACACCAACATCAGTTACCATGGCGAAAGGTTTGAGCTTCAAGATCAGCACTTCTTGTCAAAGCCATGCTTCTTTTGTGGTGCAACggaaaaagaataataatggGGATAATGGGTTTGTGGTAGGGTGTGCAAAATGGGGTTTGGAGAGAGAAGTGGAAGATGAGATGAAAACACATGAAGATGAGGACAAGGGTAGGAGTGGAATGGCAAGGTTTAGACATAAGTGTGGAGAAAGAGAGGGGATTGTGGAGCTGTTGGAGTGCTTGGAAAGGGAAGCAATAATGGGTGAAGATGTGGGAAAAGATCCTACTGATTACAACCGAAGGGCTAAGATATTTGATAGAAGCTCTCAAGTATTCCAAGCTCTCAAAGAACATAACACTGATGTTTTCCCACAAGAGTCTTCCTAA
- the LOC114194072 gene encoding E3 ubiquitin-protein ligase SHPRH, which produces MGRRKNKPHRAGGIILDPDASAETELNKQNVVEGGEEAKDSYGDIDKPYFVEVARLDWLSGQHLDISEIVLRDLNLSEGFSGFELAEDFCRDQQYLLRFRVCNVSNVLGRIKLGHWPVLPYTDIHLEFARRVTVDHVETYTVLLSGIFDGPDEGVTGLLHLASLKFVTLRPVLGIRLSEEISSLRVRVEVLKNAFNACESLLDTSRQLWKKSMVNVMSWLRPEIMTSEVRYGFSCMKMDGDPQTEMVDDTCKARKHARFDPAGLYEAIKPSKAEPMLEDDIPELLPKLRPYQRRAAFWMVEREKAVEESQGETERNQFHSPLCIPVDFLDASSQMFFNPFSGNISLYPETSSPYVFGGILADEMGLGKTVELLSCIFTHRRSASGSDILFDLDPQINVDQKVTLKRVKRDRVECICGAVSESLKYEGLWVQCDICDAWQHADCVGYSPKGKYLKSKHGSEGKAYKTTVSVRDGEYVCHMCSELIQATESPIASGATLIVCPAPILPQWHDEIIRHTHQGSLKTCVYEGVRETTFSNTSVMDISDLASADIVLTTYDVLKEDLSHDSDRHEGDRHFLRFQKRYPVIPTLLTRIYWWRVCLDEAQMVESNTTASTEMALRLHSKYRWCITGTPIQRKLDDLYGLLRFLVASPFDKYRWWTDVIRDPYEKGDVGAMEFTHKVFKQIMWRSSKKHVADELDLPSQEECLSWLTLSPVEEHFYQRQHETCVRDAHEVIESLRNDILNRKGPDAISLQSSSDPLITHNEAGKLLNALLKLRQACCHPQVGSSGLRSLQQTPMTMEEILMVLISKTKIEGEEALRKLVIALNALAAIAAIQKDFSQATSLYGEALALAGEHAEDFRLDPLLNIHIHHNLAEILPLASNFALTLASKGKQFSENSEFKMTKRHLIVKVDSCHVKRQRISGCDYINATVPSAEPSNVSLLENDTKEDQEFDNLSASSVKSLIAECEDSKQKFLSVFSSKLSAAQQEFQSSYIQVSNAYRDNRTDQNTFWWLEALHHAEQSKDFSTELIRKIEEAISGTSSNSKSSRITARFRSISSLKYQIQTGLDQLEASRKTLLDRLLEIDQTMEKPKEEDIERVGKCRNCQPNCDGPPCVLCELDELFQDYEARLFVLKNDRGGIISSAEEAVDFQKKNFALNHFLSKLSQSSNSSTTSDIGHEESKKRNVGQRVVVSRSASEMELILGVIKNYCKARLGRDSVSAATKDLHVFEGMRKEFGHARSLALAQAQYLRAHDEIKMAVSRLHLRTSEDDKSLDALGENELTAASSNFSHEKFMSLTMLSQTKGKLRYLKGLVQSKQKMQFESPNGSSISGETTAMSNSTEEKAALIAKTDDETCPVCQEKLGNQKMVFPCGHVTCCKCLFAMTEKRLQNSKLHNWVMCPTCRQHTDFGNIAYAVDSQNESSNLSELHTNDSSEICEASISVKGSYGTKIEAVTRRILWVKANDHNAKVLVFSSWNDVLDVLEHAFTANNITFIRMKGGRKAHVAISQFRGKQNDTKGCEGSTPKSIQVLLLLIQHGANGLNLLEAQHVVLVEPLLNPAAEAQAISRVHRIGQKNKTLIHRFIVKDTVEESLYKLNRSRSNHSFISGNTKNQDQPVLTLKDVEALLSRAPLTMPESEENHSTNTNLRHLPPSVAAAIAAEKRLNEQRT; this is translated from the exons ATGGGTAGGCGAAAAAACAAACCGCATCGAGCAGGTGGGATAATACTAGACCCAGATGCTTCTGCTGAGACAGAATTGAATAAACAAAATGTTGTAGAAGGAGGGGAAGAAGCAAAAGATAGTTATGGTGACATTGATAAGCCTTATTTTGTGGAGGTTGCTCGGTTGGATTGGTTGTCGGGTCAACACCTTGATATTTCTGAGATTGTTTTGAGGGATTTAAACTTGAGTGAAGGTTTTTCTGGTTTTGAATTGGCTGAGGATTTTTGTCGGGATCAGCAGTACTTGTTGAGATTTCGAGTATGTAATGTCAGTAATGTTCTTGGTCGAATTAAATTAGGCCATTGGCCTGTGTTACCCTATACTGATATTCATCTAGAGTTTGCGAGAAGAGTTACCGTTGACCATGTGGAAACTTATACAGTGTTGTTATCTGGTATTTTTGACGGACCTGATGAAGGTGTTACTGGTCTTCTTCACTTGgcaagtttgaagtttgttacACTGAGGCCAGTTCTTGGGATTAGGCTTTCGGAGGAAATTTCCTCCCTCAGGGTAAGGGTTGAGGTACTAAAGAACGCCTTCAATGCATGTGAGTCGCTTCTTGATACTTCTAGACAACTATGGAAAAAGAGTATGGTAAATGTAATGTCTTGGTTGCGTCCAGAAATAATGACTTCAGAAGTTAGGTACGGGTTTAGCTGTATGAAAATGGATGGTGATCCACAGACAGAGATGGTAGATGACACTTGCAAAGCAAGGAAACATGCAAGGTTTGATCCTGCAGGTTTATATGAAGCCATAAAGCCTTCAAA AGCAGAGCCAATGCTTGAAGATGACATACCAGAGTTACTTCCTAAATTGAGGCCATATCAAAGGCGTGCAGCTTTCTGGATGGTAGAAAGAGAGAAAGCAGTGGAAGAAAGTCAGGGTGAAACAGAAAGAAATCAGTTTCATTCTCCACTATGCATACCTGTGGATTTTCTGGACGCCAGTTCTCAAATGTTTTTCAATCCATTCAG TGGAAATATTTCATTGTACCCAGAGACTTCTTCGCCTTATGTATTTGGAGGCATTCTTGCTG ATGAGATGGGCTTGGGAAAAACTGTTGAATTGCTTTCTTGCATCTTTACTCATCGTAGATCAGCATCTGGAAGTGACATATTATTTGATTTAGATCCACAAATTAATGTGGACCAAAAAGTCACTTTGAAGAGAGTTAAAAGAGATCGTGTGGAGTGCATATGTGGAGCTGTGAGCGAAAGTCTTAAATATGAAGGACTGTGGGTTCAGTGTGACATTTGCGATGCTTGGCAACATGCGGATTGTGTTGGTTATTCACCGAAaggaaaatatttgaaatcaaaaCACGGATCTGAAGGCAAGGCATATAAAACTACAGTATCTGTGAGGGATGGAGAATATGTATGTCATATGTGCTCTGAACTAATTCAAGCTACTGAATCTCCTATTGCCTCTGGCGCCACACTCATTGTCTGCCCTGCACCTATTTTGCCCCAGTGGCATGATGAAATTATACG CCATACGCATCAGGGCTCCTTGAAAACTTGTGTCTACGAAGGTGTGCGAGAAACAACTTTTTCCAATACGTCTGTTATGGATATCAGTGATCTTGCTAGTGCTGACATTGTATTAACTACATATGATGTGCTTAAAGAGGATCTGTCTCATGATTCTGATAGGCATGAAGGTGATCGGCACTTTCTGAGGTTTCAAAAAAG GTACCCTGTCATCCCAACTCTTCTTACGAGAATATATTGGTGGAGGGTTTGCTTGGATGAGGCACAAATGGTGGAAAGTAATACTACAGCTTCTACTGAAATGGCTCTAAGACTCCATTCAAAGTATCGATGGTGCATTACTGGTACCCCAATTCAGCGAAAACTTGATGACTTATATGGACTTCTAAGGTTCCTTGTGGCCAGTCCTTTTGATAAATACAGGTGGTGGACTGATGTTATTAGAGATCCTTATGag AAGGGAGATGTGGGAGCTATGGAGTTTACACACAAAGTTTTCAAACAAATCATGTGGCGTTCTTCTAAAAAACATGTTGCTGATGAATTGGACCTTCCATCCCAAGAGGAGTGTCTCTCTTGGCTTACTCTCTCACCAGTAGAGGAGCACTTTTACCAGAGGCAACATGAAACTTGTGTTAGAGATGCTCATGAAGTTATTGAAAGTTTGAGAAATGATATTCTTAATAGAAAAGGCCCAG ATGCTATCTCTTTGCAAAGTTCCTCTGATCCTTTAATCACTCACAACGAGGCAGGGAAGCTACTGAATGCTTTGCTGAAGCTTCGTCAAGCTTGTTGTCATCCCCAGGTTGGAAGTTCTGGGTTGCGCTCCCTACAGCAGACACCAATGACTATGGAAGAAATACTAATG GTTCTTATAAGCAAGACCAAAATCGAAGGTGAGGAAGCTCTCAGGAAGTTAGTTATTGCTTTGAATGCACTTGCAGCTATTGCTGCAATACAAAAAGATTTTTCTCAAGCTACATCACTGTACGGTGAAGCTCTTGCTTTGGCTGGAGAGCATGCTGAAGATTTTCGCCTGGATCCTTTGTTAAATATCCACATTCATCATAATCTTGCTGAAATACTTCCACTTGCTTCAAACTTTGCTTTAACATTGGCATCCAAAGGAAAACAATTCTCTGAAAATTCTGAATTTAAGATGACCAAAAGGCATTTAATTGTAAAGGTTGACAGTTGTCATGTGAAGAGGCAAAGAATAAGTGGCTGTGATTACATAAATGCAACCGTGCCGTCTGCAGAACCATCAAATGTTAGCCTTTTGGAAAATGACACAAAGGAGGATCAGGAATTTGATAATTTATCAGCCAGTTCTGTCAAATCTCTGATAGCAGAATGTGAAGATTCGAAACAGAAATTCTTGTCTGTCTTCAGTTCAAAGCTATCTGCAGCCCAACAGGAGTTTCAAAGTTCTTACATTCAG GTCAGTAATGCTTATCGTGACAATCGAACAGATCAAAATACATTTTGGTGGTTAGAAGCACTCCATCATGCTGAGCAGAGCAAAGATTTCTCCACTGAGTTGATTAGAAAGATTGAAGAAGCCATCTCAGGAACTTCaagcaattcaaagtcatcaagAATAACTGCTCG TTTCCGAAGCATAAGCTCTCTAAAGTATCAAATTCAGACAGGTTTGGATCAGTTAGAGGCCTCTAGAAAAACACTACTAGATCGACTGTTAGAAATTGATCAGACTATGGAAAaaccaaaagaagaagatattgAACGTGTGGGTAAATGTCGAAATTGTCAGCCTAATTGTGATGGTCCCCCATGTGTTTTGTGCGAGCTAGATGAATTGTTTCAG GATTATGAAGCAAGACTCTTCGTTCTTAAGAATGATCGTGGAGGGATAATTTCATCTGCTGAGGAGGCAGTAGATTTTCAGAAGAAAAACTTTGCACTAAATCATTTTCTCTCAAAGCTATCACAATCTAGTAACAGTTCTACAACATCTGATATCGGTCATGAAGAATCAAAGAAAAGGAATGTTGGACAAAGAGTAGTG GTTTCAAGATCAGCATCTGAAATGGAGCTAATTCTTGGAGTTATAAAGAACTACTGCAAGGCTAGATTAGGAAGGGACTCTGTCTCGGCTGCTACCAAGGATTTACATGTTTTTGAG GGAATGCGAAAGGAGTTTGGCCATGCAAGGTCTTTGGCATTAGCTCAAGCTCAGTATCTGCGTGCACATGATGAAATAAAGATGGCTGTTTCCCGTCTGCACCTAAGGACAAGTGAAGATGATAAATCTCTCGATGCTTTAGGTGAAAATGAATTAACTGCTGCTAGCTCCAACTTTTCCCACGAAAAGTTTATGTCATTGACCATGTTGTCCCAGACGAAAGGAAAACTCCGCTACTTAAAG GGTTTAGTTCAATCCAAGCAAAAAATGCAATTTGAAAGTCCAAACGGCTCTTCAATCTCAGGAGAAACAACTGCAATGTCAAACTCTACAGAAGAGAAGGCTGCACTTATAGCTAAAACTGATGATGAAACATGCCCGGTCTGCCAAGAAAAGCTAGGCAATCAGAAGATGGTTTTTCCATGTGGGCATGTTACATGCTGTAAAT GTTTATTTGCTATGACTGAGAAAAGACTTCAAAATAGCAAGCTTCATAATTGGGTGATGTGCCCTACATGTCGGCAGCATACTGATTTTGGAAACATTGCCTATGCAGTTGATTCACAGAATGAATCTTCCAATCTTTCAGAGCTGCATACAAACGACAGCAGTGAAATATGTGAAGCATCCATTAGTGTCAAAGGATCATATGGGACTAAG ATTGAAGCAGTCACAAGAAGAATATTGTGGGTAAAGGCTAATGATCATAATGCAAAAGTTCTTGTATTTTCAAGTTGGAATGATGTACTTGATGTATTGGAGCATGCCTTTACTGCCAATAACATTACCTTCATCCGGATGAAGGGAGGCAG AAAAGCACATGTTGCCATCAGTCAATTCAGAGGAAAACAGAATGATACAAAAGGATGTGAGGGGTCAACACCAAAATCTATTCAGGTGTTGCTGCTTTTAATCCAACATGGTGCCAATGGACTCAATCTTTTGGAAGCACAGCATGTGGTTCTTGTAGAGCCATTGCTGAATCCAGCTGCTGAAGCACAAGCAATCAGTCGTGTACATCGGATTGGACAAAAAAACAAGACCCTCATTCATCGTTTCATT GTAAAAGACACGGTTGAAGAGAGTCTATACAAATTGAACAGAAGCAGGAGCAATCATTCATTCATCAGTGGAAACACTAAAAATCAAGATCAACCTGTTTTGACCCTGAAGGATGTGGAAGCCTTGCTGTCTAGGGCACCACTTACAATGCCAGAAAGTGAAGAAAATCATAGCACAAACACAAATCTTAGACACTTGCCACCATCAGTAGCCGCTGCTATAGCTGCTGAGAAGAGACTTAATGAACAAAGGACATGA